A single genomic interval of Mycolicibacterium sp. MU0053 harbors:
- a CDS encoding pyridoxamine 5'-phosphate oxidase family protein — MALTKEEREQFLSEPHVAALSVTAGDQRGPLTVPVWYQYRPGDEPWVLTGAGSRKHRLIEATGRFTLMVDRVEPTVRYVSVNGAVSRIEPGTDDLLVEVTKRYLPPAAVEPYLEMARREHGESVVIYMRPQHWLSADLGGF; from the coding sequence ATGGCTCTCACCAAAGAAGAACGCGAACAGTTTCTGTCGGAGCCGCATGTCGCCGCGCTGTCGGTGACCGCCGGCGATCAACGCGGACCCCTGACGGTTCCGGTCTGGTACCAGTACCGCCCCGGCGACGAGCCGTGGGTGCTGACCGGCGCCGGATCCCGAAAACACCGGCTCATCGAGGCGACCGGCCGCTTCACGCTGATGGTGGACCGGGTCGAACCGACGGTGCGCTACGTCAGTGTCAACGGTGCCGTCAGCCGGATCGAGCCCGGCACCGACGACCTCCTGGTCGAGGTCACCAAGCGTTATCTCCCGCCGGCGGCCGTGGAGCCCTACCTCGAGATGGCGCGCCGCGAGCACGGCGAGTCCGTGGTGATCTATATGCGTCCGCAGCACTGGCTTTCGGCCGACCTCGGCGGTTTCTAA